A region from the Bacillus sp. (in: firmicutes) genome encodes:
- a CDS encoding DUF4260 domain-containing protein: MNKILLHIEGLAIFILSVYVYSYFEFSWLLFFLLLLVPDLSMLGYLLNNQFGAFSYNLFHTYSFPIVFLVLGVILSSPFMLNIGLIWSAHIGMDRFIGYGLKYPTNFKDTHFQRI; the protein is encoded by the coding sequence TTGAATAAAATACTTTTACATATCGAAGGATTGGCTATCTTTATTTTAAGTGTTTATGTGTACTCCTATTTTGAATTTAGTTGGTTATTGTTTTTTCTTTTATTATTGGTGCCCGATCTCTCTATGTTAGGGTATTTGTTGAATAATCAATTCGGTGCATTTAGTTATAACTTGTTTCATACCTATAGTTTTCCGATTGTTTTTTTAGTTTTAGGAGTCATATTATCAAGTCCATTCATGTTAAATATCGGATTAATTTGGTCGGCACATATTGGAATGGATCGATTCATTGGATATGGTTTAAAATATCCAACCAATTTTAAAGACACACACTTCCAACGGATATAA
- a CDS encoding AbgT family transporter, with protein MGVVKPTSVETSKQEVVQHGIFHRMLDGIEKVGNKLPDPITLFIAFAFIVILLSHVGALAGWKAVNPATNEEVAVISLLTTEGFQKIMTNMVKNFAEFPPLGLVLVTMIGVGVAEGVGLIAALLKKIVLSTSKKLITFAIVFSGILANMAGDAGLIVLPPIAALVFLSVGRHPIAGMVAAYASVAGGFSANLIVNMLDALLAGFTESAARINDPSYVANPAMNWYFLAVSCFIIVPLAVWVTDRVVEPRLPAYKGKQASFQPLKPIEEKGLKWAGIVTIIYLVFIAITIIPEQAPLRGENGGIIISPFMSSLVPIIMGLFLFPALAYGIVTKEIRSDKDVAQAMGNAMGTMGLYIVLAFFAAQFITYFNWSNLGIVMSIKGADVLKELGLTGLPLFIGFILISALLNIFIGSASAKWAILGTVFVPMFMQLNYSPAFTQMAYRIGDSITNPITPMFAYFAILLALAQKYDKNMGLGSLIAVMIPYSVVFAIGWIALFIVWFVFGLPLGPGASIYM; from the coding sequence ATGGGAGTAGTTAAACCAACATCTGTGGAAACGTCAAAACAAGAAGTCGTACAACATGGAATTTTTCATCGAATGTTAGACGGTATCGAAAAAGTTGGGAACAAATTGCCCGATCCGATTACGTTATTTATTGCATTTGCCTTCATCGTCATTCTTCTTTCTCATGTAGGAGCATTAGCTGGATGGAAAGCAGTAAACCCGGCCACGAACGAAGAAGTAGCAGTCATCAGCCTGTTAACAACGGAAGGTTTCCAGAAGATTATGACGAACATGGTGAAAAACTTTGCGGAATTTCCTCCTCTTGGACTGGTTCTTGTCACAATGATTGGCGTTGGTGTTGCTGAAGGTGTAGGACTAATAGCCGCTTTATTGAAAAAAATAGTGTTATCGACATCGAAAAAGCTGATTACGTTTGCTATTGTATTTTCTGGCATTTTAGCGAATATGGCGGGGGATGCAGGATTAATTGTTCTTCCTCCTATTGCTGCCCTGGTCTTTTTAAGTGTCGGACGACATCCGATTGCTGGGATGGTCGCTGCATATGCCTCGGTAGCTGGGGGATTTAGTGCCAACCTAATTGTCAACATGCTCGATGCTCTTCTGGCGGGTTTTACTGAATCTGCTGCACGAATTAACGATCCGTCGTATGTAGCGAATCCAGCCATGAACTGGTACTTTTTAGCGGTATCATGTTTTATCATCGTCCCACTTGCTGTTTGGGTAACCGATCGAGTCGTAGAACCACGTCTACCAGCTTATAAAGGAAAACAAGCTTCGTTCCAACCGCTAAAGCCAATAGAGGAGAAAGGGCTTAAGTGGGCTGGTATTGTAACAATTATTTATTTAGTCTTTATTGCTATAACCATTATTCCAGAACAAGCGCCACTTAGAGGAGAAAATGGGGGAATTATCATTTCTCCATTCATGAGTTCCCTCGTTCCGATTATTATGGGGCTTTTCCTCTTTCCAGCGTTAGCGTACGGAATCGTGACAAAAGAAATTCGCTCCGATAAAGATGTTGCTCAAGCGATGGGGAATGCGATGGGAACTATGGGCCTATACATTGTTTTAGCCTTCTTTGCGGCCCAATTTATTACGTATTTTAACTGGAGTAATCTCGGAATCGTTATGTCGATTAAAGGAGCAGATGTATTAAAAGAATTAGGTTTAACCGGTCTTCCTCTATTTATTGGGTTTATTCTTATTTCGGCATTATTAAATATCTTTATTGGTAGTGCCTCAGCGAAATGGGCCATTTTAGGAACCGTTTTTGTCCCGATGTTTATGCAGTTAAATTATAGTCCAGCATTTACGCAAATGGCTTATCGAATTGGTGATTCTATTACCAACCCTATTACGCCAATGTTTGCTTATTTTGCAATTTTGCTCGCACTGGCCCAAAAGTATGATAAAAATATGGGGCTCGGTTCATTAATTGCGGTGATGATTCCTTATTCTGTTGTGTTTGCTATTGGATGGATTGCTTTATTTATTGTTTGGTTTGTGTTTGGACTTCCACTTGGTCCTGGTGCAAGTATCTATATGTAA
- a CDS encoding MFS transporter: MEHLEHRQKVIIMLAVMAAMFFAAVNMTIVGTALPKIIAQIGGLEYFDWVFTIYMLTATITAMLVGKLSDIYGRKIFILIGIAVFSLGAFLSGTSNTIIQLIVYRGIQGFGAGMIMSAAITTIGDLFTPRERGRWQGMMGAVFGLSSLFGPTLGGYIVDNYDWHWVFWVFLPIGLIAFGLIVKLYPSHAKKEKEPVDYLGSILLSIFIMTLLLGFSWGGGKYDWMSVEIIGLFATAVLSLILFIFVEQKAKSPVLPLYLFKNSVFTVSNIAGMLLGMGMFGTIMYVPFYVQGVHGESATVSGLIEMVMTIAMVISSVIVGNLITKTGKYKIFALIGFVVMIIGLFLNSMLEVESSLTRLIVQLIIIGIGLGMNMPTFQITVQNAVSHRYLGVATSAMQTFRQIGGTIGVAIFGTVMNHIMVKELQASELSNISQAAPNMDVNMNQLQDPQILMNTQLLDNIRTSLPAEFAPFFDQFIQLLKEALNVSLTGVFLTGAGVVALAFITTIFLKEIPLRTTNQDDEQSAPITNNPQEA, encoded by the coding sequence TTGGAACATTTAGAACATCGCCAAAAAGTTATTATAATGCTGGCGGTCATGGCGGCTATGTTTTTTGCGGCTGTGAACATGACTATTGTCGGTACCGCCTTACCGAAAATTATTGCCCAAATCGGTGGATTGGAATACTTTGACTGGGTGTTCACCATTTATATGTTAACAGCTACCATTACCGCGATGCTCGTAGGAAAACTATCTGATATATACGGAAGAAAAATCTTCATTTTAATTGGTATTGCTGTTTTTTCTTTAGGTGCCTTTTTAAGTGGAACGTCTAACACGATTATTCAATTAATTGTTTATCGCGGTATTCAAGGGTTTGGTGCTGGAATGATTATGTCTGCAGCTATTACAACCATTGGTGACTTGTTTACCCCCCGCGAGCGTGGCCGTTGGCAAGGAATGATGGGAGCTGTTTTCGGATTATCAAGCTTATTTGGTCCAACGCTTGGTGGATACATTGTTGATAACTACGATTGGCATTGGGTATTCTGGGTATTTTTACCAATCGGTTTGATTGCTTTCGGATTAATTGTCAAACTATACCCGTCTCATGCGAAAAAAGAAAAAGAACCAGTCGATTATCTTGGCTCTATTTTGCTTTCTATTTTCATTATGACGCTCTTACTCGGATTTTCTTGGGGCGGGGGAAAATACGATTGGATGTCAGTGGAAATCATTGGACTATTTGCAACAGCTGTCCTCTCATTGATTCTATTCATTTTTGTCGAGCAAAAAGCGAAAAGTCCTGTATTACCTTTATATCTCTTTAAAAATAGCGTATTTACCGTCTCTAATATTGCCGGCATGCTCCTTGGTATGGGGATGTTTGGAACCATTATGTATGTCCCATTTTATGTTCAAGGGGTCCATGGGGAATCCGCAACGGTATCCGGTTTAATCGAAATGGTGATGACCATTGCGATGGTTATTTCCAGTGTAATTGTCGGAAACTTAATTACCAAAACAGGCAAATATAAAATTTTCGCTTTAATCGGCTTTGTTGTCATGATTATCGGTTTGTTCCTGAATTCGATGCTAGAAGTTGAGTCATCATTAACACGACTTATCGTTCAGTTAATTATTATTGGCATTGGCTTAGGAATGAACATGCCAACTTTCCAAATTACTGTCCAAAACGCTGTTAGTCATCGTTATTTAGGGGTTGCCACATCTGCCATGCAAACGTTCCGACAAATTGGAGGTACGATCGGTGTCGCCATTTTCGGTACTGTCATGAATCATATCATGGTGAAAGAATTACAAGCGTCCGAGCTTTCCAACATTTCACAAGCAGCTCCGAACATGGACGTAAATATGAACCAATTACAAGATCCTCAAATTTTAATGAACACACAACTGCTTGATAATATTCGGACGTCACTTCCAGCTGAATTTGCCCCGTTCTTTGATCAATTTATTCAGCTGTTAAAAGAAGCACTGAATGTTTCCTTAACAGGTGTATTTTTAACGGGTGCGGGTGTAGTTGCTTTAGCCTTCATCACGACAATTTTCTTAAAAGAAATTCCGCTTCGTACAACCAATCAAGACGATGAACAATCTGCACCTATAACAAATAACCCTCAAGAAGCGTAA
- a CDS encoding TetR/AcrR family transcriptional regulator, translating into MDPKKQLIIETAISLFSQKGYYTTSVQEIAEQCGISKGSLYKYFPSKEELFIEVCEYYQHILFEKSRFVDIHQFASKREWLIEQISLQMEDFLERKDFLMMVFKEIGTQHNEKFQQLHRRMRANILYWQRERLLTAYGNVIEPYVWDLVISLQGMIKEYLLFLMSLPHHPPIKQVATYISERLDTIIQDILQNEPTPVMTEAVVRHFLPEDVFFESRVEALNSILEELQERINHLKDETMKQRMLSSLDLLQTELQAEQPRTYLIDALFTYLEKEESLTFHVKQARLLTNIPCEEE; encoded by the coding sequence ATGGATCCAAAAAAACAGCTCATTATTGAAACAGCCATCTCTCTTTTTTCTCAAAAAGGATATTACACCACATCCGTTCAAGAAATTGCAGAACAATGCGGGATTTCAAAAGGATCGTTGTATAAATATTTTCCGTCAAAAGAAGAACTCTTTATCGAAGTATGTGAATATTATCAACACATCCTTTTTGAAAAATCTCGTTTTGTCGATATTCACCAATTTGCTTCCAAACGGGAGTGGTTAATTGAGCAAATCTCCTTACAAATGGAAGATTTTCTCGAACGGAAAGACTTTTTAATGATGGTTTTTAAAGAAATTGGGACACAACATAATGAAAAATTCCAACAGTTACACCGACGGATGAGGGCAAACATTCTTTATTGGCAAAGAGAGCGACTGTTAACGGCGTATGGGAACGTTATTGAACCGTATGTATGGGATTTGGTCATTTCTCTTCAAGGTATGATCAAAGAATATTTACTATTCCTAATGTCCTTACCACACCACCCACCCATTAAACAAGTAGCAACGTATATTTCCGAACGTTTAGATACAATCATTCAAGACATTTTGCAAAACGAGCCGACACCTGTGATGACTGAGGCGGTCGTTCGTCACTTTTTACCAGAAGATGTGTTTTTTGAATCACGGGTAGAAGCATTAAACTCTATTTTGGAAGAACTTCAAGAGCGTATTAATCATTTGAAGGATGAAACAATGAAACAACGGATGTTATCGTCCCTTGACTTGTTACAAACCGAACTACAAGCAGAACAACCGCGAACATACTTAATTGATGCGTTGTTTACTTACTTAGAAAAAGAAGAATCGCTAACGTTTCACGTGAAACAAGCTCGATTACTAACGAATATTCCATGTGAGGAGGAATAA
- a CDS encoding glycosyltransferase family 1 protein, translating into MKIVFVTETFLPSTDGIVTRLCTTIDWLLEQGHEVHVIAPDGGVTEYNGIAIDLIPSRTFFFYPSKKFSLPNVRVKQLLVSYKPDIIHVVNPALLGISGIYYGKQLNIPTIASYHTNLAQYLDYYRMPLLKPLMWTYLRLLHNRADINLCTSKSVLQELTERKFKNVFIWDRGVDLHRFHPNKKSEEMRDRLTDGHPEQPLLLFVGRLAREKQIHELRRVMDELPDVRLAIVGDGPYREELKTLFEGTNTVFTGFLHGEELAQAYASADLFVFPSTTETVGLVLLEAMASGLPVVAAKSGPTLEQVRHGETGLLYEPEQVDTFPQLVKKMMNNTLRSQMSIKARKHMEKMGWHHAIEKLFRIYELTVKETNVPSAVSNISSSKLGNSQSLK; encoded by the coding sequence ATGAAGATTGTGTTCGTTACAGAAACGTTTTTACCTTCAACGGACGGTATTGTTACCAGATTATGTACGACGATTGACTGGTTACTTGAGCAAGGCCATGAAGTTCATGTGATTGCTCCAGACGGTGGAGTCACAGAATACAATGGAATCGCCATCGACTTAATTCCTTCCCGTACGTTCTTTTTCTATCCTTCCAAAAAATTCAGTTTACCTAATGTTCGTGTCAAACAACTTCTCGTCTCATATAAACCGGACATCATTCACGTCGTGAATCCTGCCTTACTTGGAATATCCGGTATTTATTACGGAAAGCAATTAAACATCCCTACCATTGCCTCTTACCATACAAATTTAGCTCAATATTTAGATTATTATCGAATGCCCCTCTTAAAACCGCTCATGTGGACCTATTTACGTCTTCTTCATAATCGTGCCGATATAAATCTATGTACTTCTAAATCCGTGTTACAAGAGCTTACTGAACGAAAATTTAAAAACGTCTTTATTTGGGACCGGGGAGTTGACCTCCATCGTTTTCATCCAAATAAAAAAAGTGAAGAAATGCGTGATCGCTTAACGGACGGTCATCCGGAGCAGCCGCTCTTATTATTTGTCGGTCGCCTTGCGCGTGAGAAGCAAATACACGAATTACGTCGTGTAATGGATGAGCTTCCAGATGTGCGGTTAGCCATAGTTGGCGACGGACCTTATCGTGAAGAGTTGAAGACATTATTTGAAGGAACGAACACCGTGTTCACAGGATTTTTACACGGAGAAGAGCTCGCTCAAGCGTACGCCTCTGCCGATCTGTTTGTGTTCCCTTCGACTACCGAAACGGTAGGGCTTGTTCTGCTAGAAGCAATGGCATCTGGTCTACCAGTCGTGGCGGCTAAAAGTGGTCCGACGCTCGAACAAGTTCGCCACGGGGAAACCGGCCTTTTATACGAACCAGAACAGGTAGACACCTTCCCCCAACTCGTGAAAAAAATGATGAATAACACCTTGCGCTCGCAAATGAGCATCAAAGCGCGCAAACATATGGAAAAAATGGGATGGCACCACGCCATCGAAAAATTATTTCGCATATATGAGCTTACGGTTAAAGAAACAAACGTACCGTCTGCTGTTTCCAACATTTCTTCTTCAAAATTAGGAAACTCACAATCATTGAAATAA
- a CDS encoding alpha-glucosidase, whose amino-acid sequence MKKVWWKEAVAYQIYPRSFQDSNGDGIGDLQGIIQRLDYIKDLGVDVIWICPMYKSPNDDNGYDISDYQDIMEDFGTMEDFEQLLKEVHLRGMKLIIDLVLNHTSDEHPWFIESRSSKDSPKRDWYIWRDGKDGKEPNNWESIFGGSAWQYDKATNQYYLHVFSTKQPDLNWENEEVRNALYEMVNWWLKKGIDGFRIDAISHIKKRPGLPDMPNPKGERYVSSFDMHMNQEGIQEYLQELKDQTYGNYNVMTVGEANGVTIEEAPLWVGEEEGKMNMIFQFEHISLWDAETNPELDVVALKKVLTKWQKGLENKGWNALFIENHDRPRIVSTWGDDKEYWRESATALGTMYFLMQGTPFIYQGQEIGMTNVQFPSIDDYDDVATKNLYRIKREEGVPHEKIMKYIWASSRDNSRTPMQWSDEPNAGFTTGTPWMKVNDNYREINVQKQLEDEKSILNFYKKMIRLKKENDVFTYGTYDLINEEHPQIYAYTRTLGNEIIVVIANLSKKTAEFHNPSLTLHADRLLLHNYDVVQHEATHSVILRPYEARVYRVQ is encoded by the coding sequence ATGAAAAAAGTTTGGTGGAAAGAAGCGGTTGCCTATCAAATCTATCCACGTAGTTTCCAAGACTCAAATGGAGATGGAATCGGTGATTTGCAAGGAATCATTCAACGTCTCGACTATATTAAAGATTTAGGAGTTGACGTCATTTGGATTTGCCCGATGTATAAATCTCCGAATGATGATAATGGGTATGATATTTCCGATTACCAAGACATTATGGAAGACTTCGGAACAATGGAAGATTTTGAACAACTGTTAAAGGAAGTACATCTACGAGGGATGAAATTAATTATTGACCTCGTGCTCAACCATACGAGTGATGAACACCCGTGGTTTATTGAATCCCGTTCTTCTAAAGACTCCCCAAAACGAGATTGGTATATATGGCGCGATGGAAAAGACGGCAAAGAACCGAACAACTGGGAAAGTATTTTTGGCGGCTCTGCTTGGCAGTACGATAAAGCAACCAATCAATATTATTTACACGTCTTTTCTACTAAGCAGCCGGATTTAAACTGGGAAAACGAAGAAGTGCGAAATGCGTTATACGAGATGGTTAATTGGTGGTTAAAAAAAGGGATTGACGGATTCCGTATTGATGCGATTAGCCATATAAAGAAGCGTCCCGGTCTTCCTGATATGCCGAATCCTAAAGGGGAGCGGTATGTCTCTTCATTCGATATGCACATGAACCAAGAAGGAATCCAAGAATATTTACAAGAATTGAAGGATCAAACATATGGCAATTACAATGTGATGACCGTCGGAGAAGCAAACGGGGTCACCATTGAGGAAGCTCCCCTTTGGGTTGGAGAAGAAGAAGGAAAAATGAATATGATTTTCCAATTTGAGCACATCAGCTTATGGGATGCTGAAACGAATCCGGAACTTGATGTCGTTGCGTTAAAAAAAGTGTTAACGAAATGGCAAAAAGGATTGGAAAACAAAGGATGGAATGCGCTATTTATTGAAAACCATGACCGTCCCCGAATCGTTTCCACATGGGGCGACGATAAAGAGTATTGGCGAGAAAGCGCAACCGCCCTTGGCACGATGTATTTCCTTATGCAAGGAACACCTTTTATTTACCAAGGGCAAGAAATCGGCATGACAAACGTTCAATTCCCATCGATCGATGACTATGATGATGTCGCAACCAAAAATTTATATCGGATTAAGCGTGAAGAAGGAGTTCCGCATGAAAAAATTATGAAATACATTTGGGCTTCTTCCCGCGATAATAGCCGGACTCCAATGCAATGGTCGGATGAACCAAACGCTGGTTTTACGACCGGTACCCCGTGGATGAAAGTAAATGACAATTATCGGGAAATTAACGTCCAAAAACAACTAGAAGACGAAAAGTCCATTTTAAACTTTTATAAAAAAATGATCCGATTGAAAAAAGAAAATGACGTGTTTACCTACGGTACTTATGATTTAATCAATGAGGAGCATCCACAAATTTATGCCTATACAAGAACGTTAGGTAACGAAATAATCGTCGTTATCGCGAATTTATCCAAAAAAACAGCCGAGTTTCATAACCCTTCCCTTACTTTACATGCTGACCGCTTATTATTACACAACTATGATGTTGTTCAGCATGAAGCGACTCATTCTGTCATTTTACGCCCTTACGAAGCTCGAGTCTATCGCGTACAATAA
- a CDS encoding threonine/serine exporter family protein codes for MERINEEEYTNQVLNLCLLAGKIMLQYGAETYRVEDTMMRIAAAFGLKETHSFVTPTGILFSVNDGPTKLVRMMERSTDLEKIVLVNSISRKIAAGKLSLEEASLALKHIELKKMGYPIWLQIVAASIASGCFVIMFQGGWNDFVPAIIAGGLGFTVFLYVHELLKIKFVAEFIASFIIGICSFALVYVGIGHELDKVIIGSVMPLVPGLLITNAVRDLMAGHLVAGLSKGAEAFLTAFAIGAGIAVMFSFL; via the coding sequence ATGGAGCGAATCAACGAAGAAGAATACACCAATCAAGTGTTAAACCTTTGTTTATTGGCTGGGAAAATTATGCTCCAATACGGGGCGGAAACGTATCGTGTGGAAGATACGATGATGCGGATTGCGGCAGCGTTCGGTTTAAAAGAAACGCATAGTTTTGTTACACCGACTGGCATTCTTTTCTCAGTCAATGACGGGCCGACCAAATTAGTCCGCATGATGGAACGCTCGACCGATTTAGAAAAAATCGTATTAGTCAATAGTATTTCCCGTAAGATCGCTGCTGGCAAGCTTTCCTTAGAAGAAGCATCGTTAGCGTTAAAGCATATTGAACTAAAAAAGATGGGATATCCCATTTGGCTCCAAATTGTGGCTGCTTCTATAGCAAGCGGCTGCTTTGTAATTATGTTCCAAGGAGGTTGGAACGACTTTGTTCCGGCGATAATTGCTGGGGGCTTAGGTTTTACGGTCTTTTTGTACGTCCACGAACTGTTAAAAATAAAGTTTGTTGCTGAGTTTATCGCTTCATTTATAATAGGCATTTGTTCGTTTGCTCTTGTATATGTTGGAATCGGACATGAATTAGATAAAGTCATAATCGGTTCGGTTATGCCGCTCGTCCCTGGACTTCTCATTACCAATGCAGTTCGGGATTTAATGGCTGGGCATTTAGTCGCCGGGTTATCGAAAGGAGCAGAGGCTTTTTTAACGGCCTTTGCCATCGGTGCCGGAATTGCGGTGATGTTTTCATTTTTGTAA
- a CDS encoding threonine/serine exporter family protein gives MIWEQLVTSFIASSGFGIIFNVPNRSLIKCGFVGMVGWMIYFLLVHFSFDPVFSTFMASLAVAILSQLFAKVAKMPMIIFSVSGIIPLVPGGLAYDAMRHFVINDYNGAIQLAAKAFLISGAIAVGLVFSEAINQYFRNRQSQ, from the coding sequence ATGATATGGGAGCAGTTAGTGACAAGTTTTATCGCATCTAGTGGCTTTGGCATTATTTTTAATGTTCCAAATCGCTCGTTAATCAAATGTGGATTTGTTGGAATGGTCGGATGGATGATTTATTTTCTCCTTGTCCACTTTTCGTTTGATCCCGTTTTTTCGACATTTATGGCATCGCTCGCAGTAGCGATTTTAAGTCAGCTTTTCGCTAAAGTAGCCAAAATGCCAATGATTATTTTTAGTGTTTCAGGTATTATTCCATTAGTCCCCGGAGGATTAGCATACGATGCAATGCGCCATTTTGTGATCAACGATTACAACGGTGCGATTCAATTGGCCGCGAAAGCTTTTTTAATATCCGGGGCGATTGCCGTCGGGTTGGTCTTTTCAGAAGCGATTAACCAATATTTCCGTAATCGCCAATCTCAATAA
- a CDS encoding amidohydrolase: MLSSLFQRLEELFPETVDLRRNFHQYPELSFHEEKTPQKIADYLKRLGIETRTNVGGRGVVGTIKGKHPGKTVALRADFDALPIQDEKNVEYRSKVPGVMHACGHDAHTATLLTVAKVLQEHRHLLKGNVVLIHQFAEEVAPGGAKPMIEDGCLDGVDVIFGTHLWSLLPVGQIGYRKGPAMAAADKFEIAIQGKGGHGAAPHDTVDAIMLGTSYIQMLQQIVSRRINPLAQAVISVGQFQAGNSFNVIADKATIIGTVRTFDGAIQDQIILEMESLLKSLCDHAGATYEFLYEKGYPPLINHEQETDFLIKCASSIVGDENVVSLEPSMGGEDFAYYLQKVPGTFFFTGAGNPEVGAMYPHHHPKFDIDERSMLYAGKTLIAATVRFLEQHAEQPSASTINSTSS; the protein is encoded by the coding sequence GTGCTTTCATCCTTGTTCCAACGATTAGAGGAATTGTTCCCTGAAACGGTGGATTTACGTAGGAATTTCCATCAATATCCTGAATTATCGTTTCATGAAGAAAAAACCCCTCAAAAAATCGCGGATTATTTAAAAAGATTAGGAATTGAAACACGAACCAATGTCGGAGGAAGAGGTGTTGTCGGTACGATTAAAGGGAAGCATCCTGGAAAAACGGTTGCCTTACGTGCTGACTTTGATGCTCTTCCAATCCAGGATGAAAAAAACGTCGAGTACCGTTCAAAAGTACCTGGAGTAATGCATGCGTGTGGACACGATGCCCATACGGCTACGTTGCTTACGGTCGCAAAAGTGTTACAAGAACATCGCCACTTACTAAAAGGAAACGTCGTGTTAATCCATCAGTTTGCCGAGGAAGTTGCTCCAGGTGGGGCAAAACCAATGATTGAAGATGGTTGTTTAGATGGAGTGGATGTTATTTTCGGAACCCATTTATGGTCCCTATTACCGGTCGGACAAATTGGGTATCGTAAAGGCCCAGCGATGGCTGCAGCGGATAAGTTTGAAATCGCCATCCAAGGGAAAGGCGGTCACGGAGCTGCCCCTCACGATACGGTCGATGCAATCATGCTAGGTACATCATATATTCAAATGCTTCAGCAAATTGTGAGCCGCCGAATTAACCCACTTGCACAAGCGGTCATTAGTGTTGGACAATTCCAGGCAGGAAATTCGTTCAACGTCATTGCAGACAAAGCGACAATTATAGGGACCGTCCGGACATTTGACGGAGCGATTCAAGACCAAATCATTCTCGAAATGGAATCGCTATTAAAATCGCTATGTGATCATGCAGGGGCTACGTATGAATTCCTTTATGAAAAAGGATATCCTCCATTAATCAATCACGAACAAGAAACTGACTTCCTTATTAAGTGCGCCTCCTCTATTGTTGGAGACGAAAACGTTGTTTCTCTTGAACCAAGTATGGGAGGAGAAGACTTTGCTTATTATTTACAAAAGGTACCGGGAACCTTTTTCTTTACCGGTGCTGGTAATCCTGAAGTAGGGGCAATGTATCCACATCATCATCCGAAGTTTGACATTGATGAACGATCAATGTTATATGCTGGAAAAACATTAATTGCCGCAACCGTTCGTTTTCTGGAACAACATGCCGAACAACCGTCGGCATCCACAATAAACTCTACTTCTTCATAA
- a CDS encoding EamA family transporter yields the protein MGNKSSAWMILVAAMLWGTTGTAQTFAPEGAHPVAIGAIRLAIGGFSLLLVLLLSGQFRRSNWPLKKTGIAALCMACFQPLFFSGVHLTGVAIGTVVGIGSAPVLSGFIEWMFFQKRPSNRWWLATVLSVLGCVLLFSHQGAVRVDPSGVGLAMGAGLSFAIYSSVNKRLLNQHSPLSVVAVVFTLSAVLLSPLLFVYDMSWIFEKQGLFVSLHLGIMATSVAYILFAKGLQSVPSSTAVTLSLAEPLTASLLGVFVVGERLSGLSWFGIVLLLLGLSWLTFPVRRRRPVSVDENTTISSHDRR from the coding sequence ATGGGAAATAAATCATCTGCTTGGATGATATTAGTAGCGGCGATGTTATGGGGAACGACAGGAACAGCCCAAACGTTTGCACCAGAGGGAGCTCATCCAGTAGCGATCGGAGCGATTCGTTTAGCGATAGGAGGATTTTCATTACTGCTCGTGTTACTCCTTTCCGGGCAATTTCGTCGGTCTAACTGGCCGCTGAAAAAAACAGGAATTGCCGCTCTTTGTATGGCTTGTTTTCAACCACTCTTCTTTTCTGGGGTTCATTTAACAGGTGTCGCTATAGGGACGGTTGTCGGCATCGGTAGTGCCCCCGTGTTATCAGGATTCATTGAATGGATGTTTTTTCAAAAACGACCGTCCAACAGATGGTGGCTGGCAACTGTCCTCTCGGTTTTAGGATGTGTGTTGTTGTTTAGTCATCAAGGAGCTGTTCGCGTTGATCCGAGCGGAGTCGGGTTAGCAATGGGGGCTGGACTATCCTTTGCCATTTATTCGTCTGTAAACAAGCGATTATTGAATCAGCACTCTCCACTATCGGTCGTAGCGGTTGTGTTTACGCTCAGTGCTGTTTTGTTAAGCCCGCTTCTTTTCGTGTATGACATGTCGTGGATATTCGAGAAACAAGGACTTTTCGTCAGTCTACATTTAGGAATCATGGCGACAAGTGTGGCTTATATTCTTTTTGCCAAGGGATTGCAATCCGTTCCATCTTCAACGGCGGTGACGTTATCTTTAGCCGAACCGCTAACCGCTTCTTTGTTAGGTGTATTTGTTGTCGGTGAACGTCTCTCAGGCTTATCTTGGTTTGGAATAGTTTTGCTTTTATTAGGACTTTCATGGTTAACATTTCCTGTAAGAAGGCGGCGTCCTGTTTCGGTAGATGAGAATACCACCATTTCGTCTCACGATAGAAGATGA